In the Planctomycetota bacterium genome, GATCGCGGGCGCCGTGAGACGCCGGATCGTGCCGGTGCTGCAAGACACCTTTGAGCGTGATCCCGATCCGGGGCTTCATGCCGCGGCCGAGTGGACACTGCGGCAGCTCGGCGCGGGCGACTGGGTGGTTGATCGCGTCGCCGCGTGGCGTAAGGAGGCGGCGGCTGCGATTCCGCTGGGTGACGCCAAGCCCGCGCTACCGAAGAGCCTCGGCGGTCTAGCGGACCTTCTCGGTCCTCCGCGCTCGCCGTACCCGCGGGGCAAGAAAACACCCATCGTCGATCCCCCGCAACTGGCGGCGATCCGCAAGGAGCTTTCAGCCGAGGGCCCGAAGCCGTTGCGGTGGTTCGTGAATGGGCAGGGGCAGACGATGATCGTGATCCCCGGTCCGGTGGAGTTTCAGATGGGCTCGACGGCCGATTCGGATGGCGACCGGTCGGTCAATGAAGGCCAGCATATGCGGCGGATCGGGCGGACATTCGCGATCAGCGCGGCGCACGTGACGCTCGGAGAGTATGAGCGGATTGTTCCCGAGGAGGAAATCCGCAAGGGACTCACCGGCGCGGTTGGCCCCCAGTGGACCCGGTCCGATGAGCTTCCCGTGACGGGAATGGGATGGTTCGAGGCCGCGCGGTATTGCAACGCGTTGAGCAAGGCTGACGGGCTGGCGAAAAGCGAATGGGTGTATGAAGAAGACGGCCGCGGCCGGGTGACAGGCATCGCGTCGGGGTGGCTGTCGCGAAGCGGGTATCGCCTGCCGACGGAGGCGGAATGGGAATATGCATCGCGTGCCGGAGCGGGGACGAGCCGGTTTTTCGGCCAGTCATCAGTGCTGCTTGGCGACTATGCGTGGTACGTGGTCAACTCCGGGCTCGAGGGGAAGAGCGTGCCGTGGCCGGTGGGGCTCAAGAAGCCCAATGACACGGGGCTCTTTGATGGTCTCGGCAATGCGTACGACTGGTGCCACGTGGAATACGCGGCCTACCCGGAGACCTCTGGGGACGACGACATTGAGGGCAACCTTGCGATTTCGCGAGAAGGCCGCCGTGTGCTGCGCGGGGCGTCGTTCGTCAATAACGCGTCGACCGTGCGCTCCGCCTACCGCTACTTCGACGTGCCCACCTACCGCGGCAGCGGCTACGGTCTGCGTGTGGCGAGGACATTACAACCTGGCTCCCTTACCCCCTTACCCGAGCGGGGAGGTAAAGGCGAAACGGACAGCGGTGGTGAAAGCGAGAGCCCCTGACTGCCCGCGCCCCGGCGCAGCCGGGGCGCGCGAGTTTGAAATCGGTGTTGGTCGCCCTTGAACGCCTCTCCTCGAGGTTCCAGCGATGCCACGGAGCCGGGCAAAACATGAGGAACTGGTCGTGATCACCAAGACATACGACCTGATTCTCTGGAGTTGCGGGCACACGGGCCGGTTTCCCCGAAACCACCGGTTTGTCCTCGGTGAGCGGATCGAACGCACCCTCTACGGTCTTCTCGAAACGTTGATCCGCGCCCGTTACACCACCGCCCGCCAGCCGCTTCTCGACGAGGCGAATCTCGCCCTCGAAATCCTCCGCTTCCAGATTCGGCTGGCGAAGGATCTGCAGTGCTTGAAGACCGAGAGCTACGCCTTCGCGGCGACTTCGATCGACGACATCGGCCGGCTCGTCGGCGGCTGGCGCACGTCGAGCCAGCCGAGATGAAACGCCACGGCCATCTCTGGGAACGGCTCTGTTCGTTCGACGGCTTGTTACAGGCCGCGGAACAGGCCTGCCGTGGCAAACGCTTCCGCCCTGGAGTCGTCGCGTTTCACTTTCACCTCGAGACGGCACTCTGCAGGCTGCTTCACGAGTTGGAAAGCGGGACGTATGCCCCTGGGCCGTACCGGCAGTTCGTGATCCACGAGCCGAAGCGCCGGGTGATCAGCGCCGCCCCGTACCGCGACCGGGTCGTCCACCACGCCCTGGTCAACGTCCTCGAGCCGATCTTCGAACGGACGTTCATCACTGATTCGTTTGCCTGCCGGCGCGGGAAGGGAACACATGCCGCCGTCCGGCGCTGCCGCGACTTCGCCCGCCGGTTTCCCTACGTCTTCAAGGCAGACATCCGCAAGTTTTTCCCGTCCGTTGACCACGCGATCGCCAAGCGACTCGTGGCGCGCAAGATCAAGGATGGCCGGGTCCTCGACCTGCTCGGCCGGATCGTCGATTCGTCGTCGGGCCAGGAGCCGGTGATCGACTGGTATCCCGGCGACGACCTGTTCGCGCCGCTCCAGCGCCCGCGCGGCATCCCGATCGGTAACCAGACCAGCCAGTTTCTCGCCAACGTCTACCTCGACCCGCTCGACCATTTCGTCAAGGAGAAGCTCAGGGCCCGCGGCTACGTGCGCTATGTCGACGATTTCCTCGTCTTCGGGGCCGACAAGAAGGAGTTAGCGAGGTTCCGCGAGGCAATCACGACGTTTCTCCTCGGGCTGCGCCTCCGGCTGCACCCACGGAAAAACGTCATCTTTCCCGTCGGTGCCGGCATCCGCTTCGTCGGGTATCGGGTGTTTCCCACCCACGTGCTCCTGCCAAAAGACAACGTCCGCCGGTTTCGCCGCCGGGCACGGCGGATGCAGGCGGACTATGCGCGCGGCCGAATCGATGCGGCGGACGTCAAGATCCGGCTGATGAGCTGGCTCGGGCACGCCCGGCAGGCGGACACCCATCGCCTTCGCGAGGCGCTCCTCGCTACACTTTTCTTCCAGAGGGCGGCGGTCGTTCCGCCGTGTGCTGCGCGGGGCGACGTTCGACAATAACGCGTCGAACGTGCGCTCCGCCAACCGCAACAACGACGTGCCCACCAACCGCAACAACAACTACGGTCTGCGTGTGGCGAGGACCTTGCCAAGCCCGAATCCGTCGGCTCGAACCCGGTGGAGCGCGCCAAGGTGCACAGTCCAGACCGCCGTCCTGCGTCGCGGGGACTTTTGCCTCGCGGCCGAATGAACGACACGCCCGGCAGGGCCGGTAGGCAGACTGGCTCGAACGCCCTGCCGGGCTTCCGTCGCGCGGCTGTTACCGTCGTCTCCGATCATGGGACCCTCTTCCCCCTCTGCAGAGCCGAGCCGAGGTCGCGGGTCCGATTGCACCATCCCCGCGCCTGTCACACCCGAATCAAAATCCCCCGGCAGCGCATCCACACGAGCATCCCCCACATCACCGCCAGCACCGCCGCGCCGTGCAGCAGCGGCGCCAGGCCCGGCCCGGCCAGCGACCAGACATCCTTGCCGAGGTGCGTCTCGAGTGCGCCAAAAATGAATTTCTCCCACAGGTGGGCGATCAGGTAGGCGGCGATCGAGTTCATCCCCACCACCTCCAGTGGCCACGCCCACGCGCGCCACCCCTTGACGTCGATCGCGGTATGAAACGCCGCCAGCAGCAAAAAGCACCAGCCGCCGCTCGAGAGCACCCACGACGGCGTCCAGATCCGCTTCACGATCGGGCACAGGCCAAGCGCCGCTGCGGCCCAGCCGAGGGCCAGGCAGACGATGCCCGCGGCGACGAACCGACGCGGCAGGGCGCGGTCTTGGAGCCAGCGCCCGGCGAGGAGGCCGAGGATCATCGTCGCCAGCGTGGGGATGAAGCTCAGCGTCAGGTAGCCACCGCGGTTTTCGACAAACCGCTCCGGCCGCGGGAAGAGGTTGAGAAACCAGACGTCGAAGGCATGGCCGAGGTTGGCGTTTTTCGCCCACGGGTCGGGCCCGCCCCAGGCAGTCCAGGCGCCCCACACGCCGACGAGAATCGCCGCCAGTGCCACCCACGCCGCGCGCCGCGGGCGCAGCCCCAGCAGGAACAGCACGGGATACCCGAGGCCGATCTGCGTGAGTGTGTCTTCGAACGTGAAATTGGTCATCGGCTTGCCGACACTGCGCAGGAAGATCCCCAGGGCCACGAGCACCACCGCCCGCCACAGCGCGTGGGCAGCGAGCTGGCCGTCGGATTGGCCGCGGGCGCGCCTCGCCGCCAGCGAAAACGGCAGCGCCACGCCGACGAGAAATGAAAACGACGGCTGGATGAGATCGTGGAGCGAGCAGCCATCCCAGGCGACGTGCGACTGATGCCAGGCGAGGAATTGCCAGAGCGGGCTGTCGGGAAACGCCCTGGCGACCTTCGCCAGCTCGAGCACCTCGGCCATCATCAGGAGCATCACGAACCCCCGATACGCATCGAGCGACGCCAGTCGCCCAGCTCCCGGCGACACGGCAGGCGACGCGGTCGGCACGGCGGCCGAACTGGGAGGCGCGGGGTTCATGGCAGGGGTCTTCGGCATGGGGCAACGCATGTGTGAAGCATTACCGTGATGGGGCGAGCCGTTCCCTGCCCCACGCCTCGGCGAGGCGCACGAGGACCTCGACTGCCGCCTCCATCTCCTCGAGGCTCGTCCACTCGAGCGGCGAATGGGGATTGTGCTCGCCGGTGGAGAGATTCGGTGTCGGCAGGCCGAGGGCCGTGAGCAGCGAGCCGTCGGTGCCGCCGCGGATCACGTCGACGGTCGGCTCCATCCCGGCGGCGCGCGTCGCCGCCACGGCCAATGCCACCGCGCGCGGCTCGCGCTCGAGCCCCTCGCGCATGTTGCGGTATTGCGGGGCGACGGCGATGTCGATCGTGGCCCGCGGATGGCGGCGGCGCAGGTCGGCGGCGATGGCTTCCAGGAGCCGCGCCTGTTCGGCGAGGCCGGCCGTGTCGAAGTCACGGAGGATCAGCCGCGCGACCGCCTGGGCGACGCCGCCGCCGACCTCGTAGGGATGGACGAAGCCGTCGCGGCCGGCCGTGGTCTCTGGAGACAGCCGGTCGGCGGGGAGAGCGGCGAGGAATTCGCCGAGGATCTTCGTGGCGTTGACGAGGCGCCCCTTGCCGATGCTCGGGTGGATATTGATCCCGGTGACGGTGACGACGGCCAGGTCGGCTGAAAACGTTTCGGCGTCGATCGTGCCGCGGCCGGAGCCGTCGAGCGTGTAGGCGCAGACGGCGCCGATCTGCGCGACGTCGAGGTGCTCCGTGCCGCGGCCGATTTCCTCGTCGCAGGTGAACACCAGCCGGATCGGGCCGTGGGGCACCTCGCGCGCGGTCATGAGCCGCTCGGCGGCGGCCATGATCACGGCCACCCCCGCCTTGTCGTCGGCGCCGAGGAGCGTGGTGCCGTCGGACGTGATGATCGTGCCGCCGACGAGGCCGGCGAGCTCGGGGTTGTCGGCCAGGCGGATCACGCGGTCGGGTGCGCCGGGGAGGACCAGATCGCCACCCTGGTAGTCGCGGTGGACGATCGGGCTGACGTTCGTTCCGCTGGTTTCGGGCGACGTGTCGACGTGGGCCACCCAGGCGATCGAGGGCGCGGCGTGGGCCACGGTGCCGGGCACGGTCGCCGTGACGACGCCATGCGCGGAGAGCTCGACGTCGGCGAGGCCGAGGGCTTGGCACTCGCGCGCGAGCAGCCGGCAGAGGTCGAGCTGCTTGGCGGAGCTGGGGCTCGTGGCCGAGTGCTCGTTGGCCTGGGTATCGATCCGGACGTAGGCGAGGAACCGGTCGAGCAGGGTTGGCACGGCGAATCTCCCGTCGGGGAGGCACCAGCGTAACAGCCCCGCACGCGGGGGCAGGGCTGCTACGCTGGGTCC is a window encoding:
- a CDS encoding RNA-dependent DNA polymerase: MKRHGHLWERLCSFDGLLQAAEQACRGKRFRPGVVAFHFHLETALCRLLHELESGTYAPGPYRQFVIHEPKRRVISAAPYRDRVVHHALVNVLEPIFERTFITDSFACRRGKGTHAAVRRCRDFARRFPYVFKADIRKFFPSVDHAIAKRLVARKIKDGRVLDLLGRIVDSSSGQEPVIDWYPGDDLFAPLQRPRGIPIGNQTSQFLANVYLDPLDHFVKEKLRARGYVRYVDDFLVFGADKKELARFREAITTFLLGLRLRLHPRKNVIFPVGAGIRFVGYRVFPTHVLLPKDNVRRFRRRARRMQADYARGRIDAADVKIRLMSWLGHARQADTHRLREALLATLFFQRAAVVPPCAARGDVRQ
- the avd gene encoding diversity-generating retroelement protein Avd, which produces MPRSRAKHEELVVITKTYDLILWSCGHTGRFPRNHRFVLGERIERTLYGLLETLIRARYTTARQPLLDEANLALEILRFQIRLAKDLQCLKTESYAFAATSIDDIGRLVGGWRTSSQPR
- a CDS encoding DUF5009 domain-containing protein → MLLMMAEVLELAKVARAFPDSPLWQFLAWHQSHVAWDGCSLHDLIQPSFSFLVGVALPFSLAARRARGQSDGQLAAHALWRAVVLVALGIFLRSVGKPMTNFTFEDTLTQIGLGYPVLFLLGLRPRRAAWVALAAILVGVWGAWTAWGGPDPWAKNANLGHAFDVWFLNLFPRPERFVENRGGYLTLSFIPTLATMILGLLAGRWLQDRALPRRFVAAGIVCLALGWAAAALGLCPIVKRIWTPSWVLSSGGWCFLLLAAFHTAIDVKGWRAWAWPLEVVGMNSIAAYLIAHLWEKFIFGALETHLGKDVWSLAGPGLAPLLHGAAVLAVMWGMLVWMRCRGILIRV
- the pepT gene encoding peptidase T, whose translation is MPTLLDRFLAYVRIDTQANEHSATSPSSAKQLDLCRLLARECQALGLADVELSAHGVVTATVPGTVAHAAPSIAWVAHVDTSPETSGTNVSPIVHRDYQGGDLVLPGAPDRVIRLADNPELAGLVGGTIITSDGTTLLGADDKAGVAVIMAAAERLMTAREVPHGPIRLVFTCDEEIGRGTEHLDVAQIGAVCAYTLDGSGRGTIDAETFSADLAVVTVTGINIHPSIGKGRLVNATKILGEFLAALPADRLSPETTAGRDGFVHPYEVGGGVAQAVARLILRDFDTAGLAEQARLLEAIAADLRRRHPRATIDIAVAPQYRNMREGLEREPRAVALAVAATRAAGMEPTVDVIRGGTDGSLLTALGLPTPNLSTGEHNPHSPLEWTSLEEMEAAVEVLVRLAEAWGRERLAPSR